The following proteins come from a genomic window of Lycium ferocissimum isolate CSIRO_LF1 chromosome 4, AGI_CSIRO_Lferr_CH_V1, whole genome shotgun sequence:
- the LOC132054234 gene encoding probable 2-oxoglutarate-dependent dioxygenase AOP1: MDKLPTIDFGKLELKPGSEEWISVREQVYRALEEYGLFEAILDGVPTQSLYEKIKHVFSFPLATKLENSKLFTGYIGGNPAFPLWEGMIFNHILNPCVIENFSNLLWPSGEPEFCDLVLSSAKRLREFDEMVRRMIFEKLGMEKYWDEHTKSITCSISFFKYRLPKKDEETKTILSQHQVSGLQFKTKNEQWLEVEYSSPNSFLFLANDCLKALPNGRLHSPYHQVIMGNREVYTKEGYIIKVPEELVDEDHPLLDKPFDAVKYHEFCVLAKSQGVALTLENLCGVKNFWESLIAVQSILK, translated from the exons ATGGATAAGCTTCCAACCATAGATTTTGGAAAGCTAGAGTTGAAACCAGGGAGTGAAGAATGGATTTCAGTAAGAGAACAAGTGTACAGAGCATTAGAAGAATATGGTCTTTTTGAGGCCATACTTGATGGTGTTCCAACCCAAAGCctatatgaaaaaataaaacatgtttTCAGTTTCCCTTTGGCTACAAAATTAGAAAATTCTAAACTATTTACTGGTTACATTGGGGGTAACCCTGCATTTCCACTTTGGGAGGGAATGATCTTTAACCATATCCTCAATCCTTGTGTTATTGAAAACTTTTCCAACCTCCTTTGGCCTTCTGGAGAGCCAGAATTTTG TGATTTGGTGCTATCTAGCGCCAAGAGATTAAGAGAATTTGATGAGATGGTGAGAAGAATGATATTTGAGAAATTGGGCATGGAGAAATATTGGGATGAGCACACAAAATCAATAACCTGCTCAATTAGTTTCTTCAAGTACAGATTGCCTAAAAAGGATGAGGAGACAAAG accaTTCTAAGCCAACATCAAGTAAGTGGGCTGCAATTTAAGACCAAAAATGAGCAATGGCTTGAGGTTGAATACTCATCACCTAATTCATTCCTATTCCTTGCTAATGACTGTTTGAAA GCACTTCCAAATGGTAGGTTGCACTCCCCATATCATCAAGTGATTATGGGAAACAGAGAGGTATA TACCAAAGAAGGATATATCATAAAAGTACCAGAGGAACTTGTTGATGAAGATCATCCTTTGCTCGACAAGCCCTTTGATGCTGTCAAATATCATGAGTTTTGTGTCTTAGCTAAAAGTCAAGGTGTCGCTCTCACTCTTGAGAACCTTTGTGGTGTCAAAAATTTTTGGGAGTCATTGATCGCCGTGCAGTCTATCTTGAAGTAA